A window of Micromonospora sp. WMMC415 genomic DNA:
TGGAACCCGGGGGCACAAGCTCGGTTCGGTCCGGACACGGCACGAGAGGGCCCGCATATGGACAAACATGAGGAAACGGATGATTGACGCCATCGTATAGGCCAGCGAATTGAGCCGGCGGGCGAACGCACCAGACTCCCCCGGGATCCTGGGGACAGCGCCGGATCGACCGAGCACCGCGACTGACGGTCCATATCGGTGCGGGACCGGTGACGCCAGCGGCTGGAGCCGAGCGTCGACCGCTGCGGCGTCCAGGACGCCTGGTGCGGATCGATCGCGATGACAACCGGGCAGATGCCCGGCTCGAGGTGGGTCCACCCCGTGCAATAACCCCGAGGCTACCTATGGTGGGCGATACTGGGTTTGAACCAGTGACCTCTTCCGTGTCAAGGAAGCGCGCTCCCACTGCGCCAATCGCCCGTGGCGCCCATCCCGACCCGGTTCAGCGGGCGGGCGGTTCGCGAGCGGACGACGGGATTCGAACCCGCGACCCTCACCTTGGCAAGGTGATGCGCTACCAGCTGCGCTACGTCCGCGTGCCGCCGGATCACCCCGGCAACGGGCTTCACTCTACCCGATGGCCAAGATCGCCCGACGGCCACCCCGCTCCGGGCGTGGTTGCGCAGGTCGCGCTCCGGGTACAGAGCACGGTCGACAGCGCACCACATCCCGAAGAAGGAGGCTGTCGTGGGTATCGGCACCAGCATCTTCCTGCTCGCGCTCGGCGCGATCCTCACCTTCGCCCTGGACGCCACGCTGGCCGGCATCGACCTCGACGTGGTCGGCTGGATCCTGATGGCCGCCGGCGTGCTCGGCCTGATCATGACGACGCTCGTGTGGGGCCGCCGCCGGCGGACGGTCGTCAGCACCAGCGAGGAGCCGGTCGAGTACCGGCGGGTGGAGGAGCGCCGCGACATCGCCCCGCCGCTCTGAGCCAGACCCCCTGCCACGCGTGACGCGCCGGCCACCCGCGACGGTGGCCGGCGCGCCCGGGTCCCCGGGTGCGGTCAGGATGCGGTGGTCACGAGAACATCGCCGCTGGTGCTGGCCGCCTCGATCCGCAGGGCCGAGCTGCCGCTCGCGGTCTGGCTGACCGGCAGGTCGCTGCGGGCCGTACCGCTGCGGCTGGACAGGTCGACGCGGGCGGTGACGCCCGGGCGGACACCCACCCGGATGGAGCCCGGCCCGGTGCGGACCTGGATCCGGCCGGTGACCGCCTCGGCGATGGCGACGCGGTTGGCCCCGGTGGTGAGGGACAGGTCGGCCTCGACGGTTCCGATGCTCACGGTGCCGCTGCCGGTGGTGAGCCGGGCGCCGCCGCCGCTGATGTGGCCGATCTCGACATGCCCCTGCCCGATGCGGGCGTCGAGCTGGCCACCGCTCTCGGCGAGCCGCAGCGACCCGTCCCCGTTCCGGATCTTGCATTTGCCGTCGACCCGGTCGGCGGTGAGGCCGCCGCCGCTGGCCTGGAGTTCGAGCGAACCGGCCCGGCCGCTGACGGTGAACTGGGCGTCGCTGCCGGTCAGCTGGATCTTCGAGCCCGGCCGGGCCCGGACGACGACCCGTACCGGCACCGGCCGCAGGCGCCGGCGGGGCGGCTGCACGACCAGCCGGCCGCGGGTGAAGTGGACCGTCGTGCCACGCAGCACGTCGGCGATCGCGTCGGCCGGCGTGTCACCGGACGCCGGCGACACCGCGACGGTGACGGCGTCGGTGTCCATCAGCTCCACCAGGACCTCGCCGGTGCCGAGGTGGACCTGGATGTCGGCCGGCCCGGGGCAGTTGAACGATTCGATGCGGACGGTGGAGTCGATGTCGGCCATGGCGGACCCTTTCCTTCGTCTGGGCGGCGATGCGGCGCGTGGTCGGTGGGACGGTGGTCGTGCGGGTCAGCCGACGACCCAGCCGCTGATCCGGCTGCGGACGAGGCCGGAGCGGCGGCCACGCCGCTCCAGCGACTCCTGCACGGACCGGACGAGCCAGGTGTTGAGCGAGACGCCCTGCGCGCCGGCGGCCTCCTCCGCCCGGATCTTCAGCTCCTCCGGCAGCCGCAGGGTGACCCGGCTGGTCTCCCCCGATACCTCCAGCGCCGCCGGCTCGGGGGCGGACTCGTCAGGTTCCGGGCGGTCGGTGACGACGACGGCGACGTCGCGGCCGTCGAGCCGGACCTCCACGACCGGCCCCGCCAGCCGGTCGGTGACCTCGGCGGCGAGGTCGGACAGGGCGGTGAGCAGCGCCAGCCGGGCCGCGGGTTCGAGCGCGGCGGCCAGCAGTGCGGCGGTGCGGCGGGTCTCGTCGTCCCCGGCGGCCCCCGTGCGGGCGAGAGCGGCGTCGAGGTCGGCGAGGTACGGTGCGAGGTTCATGACACCATGATGACGTCATTGACGACGTCAGTCAAGGATTGCTGACGTCATGATGACGTCAGACCGGACATGAGCGGGGCGGCCGGTGCCCACCGACCGCCCGCCGCCCCGCCCTGCTCAGGCCCGGACGGGCACCTGCACCTCGGACGTCACCGGGGCGTCCCAGTCGATGCGGTAACGCTGCTCGGGGCCGAGGGTCTTCTCCGGGTTGAGGAAGGTCTTCAGCGCGAGCGGCATCATGATCCGCATCATGGTCTTGGCGAACGAGCCCACCGTCTTGCTGTTCGTGGTGCGCTTGCCGCGCAGGATGATCTTCTCGACCCGCTCGCGGCGCAGCTTCTCGTACGCGGCGAAGGCGCTCGGCAGGTCGTCGAAGTCCCGCAGGCAGCGGGCCACCTGGACAGCGCTCTCGGTGGCCATCGAGGCACCCTGACCGGAACTCGGCGACGGCGCGTGCACCGCGTCACCAACCAGCACCATGCGGCCCCGGTACCAGTGCGGGACCGACGGCATGCTCTCGATCGACCCGATCGAGACCAGGGCCTCCGGGCTGGTGTGCTCGACCACCTGCCGGGCCGGCACGTCGTCGGCGAAGGTGGCACGCAACTCGCGCAGCCACTGCGACGCCGCGATCTCGTTGGCCTTCGCGTACGTCATCGGGCGCTTGTCCGGCACGTTGGCGAACCAGGCCGTCCGGCCGTCGGGCTGCACCCAGTACCCGAAGAACGCCTTCTTGCCGAAGACGAAGTACATCGAGTCCGGATCGGCGTCCGGCACCGCGTAGTCGGCGGCGGCGCCGAAGTTGAGCAGCGGCATCACCTCGGGGCGCGGCGCGTTCGGGTCGATCAGCGTACGCACGCGGGAGCGCACCCCGTCGCAGCCGACCAGCACGTCGCCGGTGGCGGTGGTGCCGTCCTCGAAGTGGGCCACGACCCCGTCCGCGGTCTCCTGGGCGTCGACCAGGCGCTTGCCGTACTCGATGCGCACGCCCTGGGCCTCCGCCCGGTCGTGCAGCACCCGGGAGAGCTCGTCCCGCCACAGACCGAGCGTGGTCGGCTGGACCGAGACGTGCGGGAACTCGCCGATGCGCACCCCGTAGCCGTCGCTGACCACCGTGCGGTTCATCGGGAGGCCGATGGACCGGACGGCGTCGTCGGCGCCGACCAGGCGCATCGCCTCCACTCCGTTGGGGGCGAGCGTCAGCGTGACACCGATGCCGTCGGCCACCGAGGGGTAGGCCTCGTAGACCGTTGCCTCGATGCCGGCCTTGCGCAGCGCCATCGCGGCCACCGGGCCGGCGACGCCGCCCCCGATGACCAGCGCCCTCTTCGCGGCTGTCATGTACGACTCCCCATGGTCTCCGGCCAGGACTTCAGGTAACCCGGCGCTGTGAACGACTGGTTCCGGTGCGTGACTTCACGATGACATCAGATGTGACGTCAGTCAAGAAAATATTGACGTCTACATGACGTCATTGAGATGTCGGGGCGGGATGCGGCCGGCACCCGCACACCCGGCGCGGCCGTCATGCCCGACCGCCCATGGCCTCCTGCCAGGACTTCACGTAGCCCGGCGCGGTGAGCGACTGGATCAACTCCGTGACGAACGCGCTCTCCGCTTCCATCAGCGCCAGTGCGTACCGCTCCTCGACCAGGAAGTACCACTCGACGCCGCGGGTGAGAGCGTCCTCGGTGGCCGCCCGACTCTCGTCGATCTTGACAGTCAGCGCCGCCAGCCGCTTCCGCAGCACCTCGACGACGTCGTCGGGCGGGAGCAGACTCAGCAGCGACAGCGCGACGGCGAAGTGCGGGTACTCCTCCCGCGGCTGCGCCAGCAGTGCGCGCAGCCAGTCGTGGAACTCGTGACGCCCCTCGTCGGTGATCTCGTAGACCGTGCGTTCCGGCCGCTGGCCGTCGCGCACCGTCTCCCGCTCGACGATGAAGCCCGCCCTGGTGAGCTGCTCGACCACCATGTAGAGCGAGCTCCGGGTGAACTTGATGTGTCGGTCCTTGCCGCTCTGCTGGAGCCGGCGCCCCAGCTCGTAGGGGTGCATCGGCTCCAGGAGCAGCCAGGCGAGAACGGCCAGCGCCAACGGGTTGGGCACGCGACGACGTCGCTCCACTGAGCACTCCTAAAGGTCGATGTCGACTATCCAGGATCGACCATTCGATGTCAACCAATCGCGGTCGTCGGGATGCGGACAGTGATCGACAGTCTGCGGCCGGCCGGCGGACGCCGGCTCGACCCCCGTCCGCACCACGCACGACCGCTCGGCCGGCGCCCGGACCGCGCCGACGAAACGCGAGCCCGGGTCCAGCGACGCTCGATCCGGGCGCGACACGGCTGCCCGACGCTACGGCCGGACCCGAAGTGACCGGCCCACCGCGCCGGACCTTCGAGGGCAGCCCCAGGCCCCATTCGCCCGAGCCGGAGGTGACCTCCCATGGTGGACACGACCAGGTCCCCCGCCGCGGCGGCCGTCGCGCCGCCCCGCACCGACCCGACCGACCGACTGTTCACCAGCGGATGGTTCCGCAGCCTGTTCGTGGCCGAGCTGTGGGAGCGGTTCGGCTTCTACGGCATGCAGGCCGTCCTGGTGCTGTACGCGGTCGCCCCGACCGACCAGGGCGGGCTGGGCCTGAGCGCGGGCAGCGGCGCCGCCCTGTTCGGCGCCTTCATCGGCATCACGTTCATGTTCGCGCTGCCCGGTGGCTGGCTCGCCGACCGGGTGCTGGGCCAGCAGCGCGCCATGGTGGCCGGGCTCGCCCTGATCTCCCTCGGCTGCTTCACCCTCGCGCTGCCGCCGTCCCCGCTGACCCTGTTCGGCCTGCTGTTCATCTCCGCCGGCTTCGGACTGTTCAAGCCCAACCACCAAGCGCTGGTCAACATGCTCGCCGGCACCCCGGGGCGGCGCGAGGCCACGCTGGCCGCGTTCTTCGTCGGCATCCAGGCGATCGGCCTGCTGGCACCGCTGGTCGTCGGCGGGATCGGTGAGCGGGTGAGCTGGCGGCTCGCCTTCGCCACGATCGGCGCCGTCGTCGCGGTCGGCGTGCTCACCACGGCCGCCGGACGACGCGCCCTCGGCGCGGCGGGCGCCCAGCGGGCCCGCCCGCTGTCCCCGGCCGAACGCCGGACCCTGCTGCACCGCCTGCTCCCGGTCGTCGGCGTGCTCGTGCTGCTGCTGGTCGTCGGCCTGAGCGCCGGCGTGGTCCCGCCGCAGGCCGCGCTCGGGATCGTCGGCCTGCTGCTCATCGCCGCGCCGTGGGGCGCGTACCGGCGGCTGCGCCGCAACCCGGAGCTGACCGGGAACGACCGGTGGCGCCTGTCGGTGATGCTGCGGCTGATGCTGGCCGCCACCATCTTCTGGCTGCTGGCCGGGCAGGACGGCTCGGTGCTGACCCTGTTCGCCAAGGACTCCACCGACCGCACCGTCCTCGGCTTCACCTTCCCGGCGAGCTGGTTGCAGGGCGCCACCCCGCTGTTCATGCTGCTGCTCGCGCCGCTGATCGCCTGGCAGCTGACCCGGCTCGGCGCGCGGGTCGCCGTACCCGACAAGTTCGCCTTCGGTCTCCTGCTCGCCGGGGTCAGCTTCCTGGTGATGACCGCGGCGTCGGCGCTCGCGGCCGGCGGCGACCGGGTCTCGCCGCTCTGGCTGCTCTCGGTCTACCTGCTGCACGCCCTCGGCGAGATCGTGGTGGCCGCGGTCAGCATCAGCGCCATCGCCGACCTCGTCCCGCGGGCCTTCCTGGGCCAGGCGATCGGCGTCTACTGGCTCTTCGCCGCGCTGGGCGGCGGCCTGAGCGCCCAGGTGGGCGCGCTGATCGACGTGCTCTCCGGGCCGGTGTACTACCTCTCGCTCGCCGTGGTCGCGCTCGCGATCGGCGCCCTGTTCGTGGCCTTCCGCCGCCGGCTCAACGCGCCGTTCGTCGACGACGCGCCGCGCCCGGCCGCGCCGGTGCCGGCGCCGCGCGCCGCCCGCCCCGCGGGCCAGCAGTGACGGGCGGCCCGAGCGAACCTCCACGGAGTCTCGACGTCCAGCCGCAAACCTTGGAGCCGGCCCGGACCGGGCCGGCCGGGCACGGAAGGGGTCAGTGGTGACGAAGATCAACCTCGATGACGTACGGCGTCTGCTGCGCGAGAGCGCCGGCGTCGACGAGTCGATCGACCTCGACGGCGACGTCGGGGACCTGGAGTTCCAGGACCTGGGGTACGACTCGCTCGCGGTGCTGGAGCTGACCGCCCGCATCGAGCAGGAGTACGGGGTGAAGGTCCGCGAGGACGACGTGACGGAGCTGACCACCCCGGCCCGCCTCGTCGACTACGTCAACCGGCACGTGGTGGTGCCGTGACGGTGACCGTACGGCCGGTCGGCCCCGGATCCGGTGGGTCGACGTGACACCCCTGCTGGTGGCCATCGCCCTGGTGGCCAACGGCGTGGCGGTGGGGGTCATGGTCTCCACCGTCATCGGCCTGGCACCGATGACGCTGGCCGTGCCGTACCAGACGTACGTCGGGACCGTGCAGTTCCTCTGGAAGCGGTACGACCCGCTCATGCCGGCACTGAACGCGGCGGCCTGCGTCCTGGACCTGGTGCTCGTCGCCACCGTCGACGACCCCACCGGCCGGGCGCTGTTCGGCACCGCCGGCGCCCTGCTGGTGGTGGTCATGGCGATCTCGGTCGTGAAGAACGTGCCGATCAACCGGTACGTCATGTCGCTCGACCCGCAACGCCCGCCCGCCGACTGGGCGCGGGCGGACCCGCGGGTCCGCTGGCGGAACTGGAACCTGCTGCGCACGGCGCTGGCCGTGCTGGCGTTCGTCGTGAACGTGAGCGCCGTGGCGGTGCTGCTCGGCGCCACGGCGAACCCCTGAAACCCTCGGAAGGAGACACCGTGGACGTTGCCGGGAAGAAAGTGCTGGTGACCGGCGGCAGCCGGGGCATCGGGCGGGCGATCGTACTGTCCTTCGCCCGCGCCGGAGCCGACGTCGTGACCTGCTACCGGACGGAGAGCGAGGCGGTCGGCAGCCTCGTCGAGGAACTCAAGGCCACCCCCGGCACGCACCACGTGGTCCGGGCCGACGTCACCAAGGCCGAGGACGTCGCCGCGCTGGTCGAGGAGGCCCGGCTGCGGTTCGGGCGCCTCGACGCGGTGGTCAACAACGCGGGCGTGATCAGCCACGTGCCGTTCGCCAAGCTCCCCCTGGACGAGTTCCGGTCGGTGGTCGACAGCAACCTGACCGCCGCCGCCCGGGTGATCCAGGCGGCGCTGCCGCTGCTCGGCGCGGGCGCGTCGGTGGTCAACGTCGGCTCCCGGGTGGCGACCGTCGGCATCCCGCTGCGCGCCCACTACACCGCCGCCAAGTCCGGCCTGATCGGGCTCACCCGCTCGCTCGCCAAGGAGCTGGGCCCCCAGGGCGTCCGGGTCAACGTGGTGGCCCCCGGCCCGGTGCAGACCGAGGCCGAGACGCCGCCGGCGGTGCTGGAGCGCTACAAGAACCTGATCCCGCTCGGCCGCCTCGGCGAGGCCGACGAGATCGCCTCCGTGGTCCGGTTCCTCGCCAGCGACAGCGCGAGCTTCGTCAACGGCGAGACCATCAACGTCGACGGGGGGATCTGATGGCCGCCGACGAGGACCGGTCGGAGGTCTTCCGCGTCATGCTGCGGATGCACATCCACCCCGGCATGGAACGGGAGTTCGAGCAGACCTGGCACAAGGTCGGCAGCACCATCGTCCAGCACCCCGCGAACCTCGGGCACTGGCTGTCCCGCAGCGCCGAGGAGGAGTCGGTCTACTACGTGGTCAGCGACTGGGTCGACGAGCCGCGCTTCCGCGAGTTCGAGCACAGCGAGGCGCACGTGCAGCACCGCACCAAGCTGCACCCGTACCGGTCCGGAGGGTCGATGACGACCATGCGCGTCGTGTACGGGATGACCGGCGCGGCGGCGGCCCGGTGAGCCGGGCCGTCCCCACCACGGCACGACGAAGGGAGGCACCGACGTGGGTTCGCTCGCCGCGAAACGGATCCTGATCACCGGTGGTACGCGCGGCATCGGCCGCACCACCGCGCTGGCCGCCGCCCGGGCCGGCGCGCGCCTGGTGGTGTGCTACGGCCACGACCGCGAGCACGCCGAGGAGTTCGCCCGGGAGCTGGAGAAGGAGGGCGCCGGCCACCGGGTCGTCCAGGCGGACGTCACCGACGAGCAGGACGTCACCCGCCTGGTGGAGGTCTGCCGGGAGACGCTCGGCGGCCTGGACGCCGTGGTGAACAACGCCGGGGTCGACGGGCGGGCGTCCCTGGAGGAGCTGACGCCCGAGGAGTGGGCACGGGTGGTCGACATCAACCTGACCGCCGCGTTCCTGGTGACGAAGGCGGCGCTGCCGCTGATCGTCGACGGCGGTTCGGTCGTCCTCGTCGGCGCGTCGGCCGCGCTGCGCGGACGGCCGCACAGCGCCCACTACGCGGCGTCGAAGTCGGCGCTGGTCGGGCTGACCCGCTCGGTGGCCCGGGAGGTCGGCGACCGGGGCGTCCGGGTGAACACGGTGGCCCCGGGTGTGATCGTCACCGAACCCGGCGGCGGGCCACCGCCACCGGTCGCCGAGCTGATCAAGGGGATGACCGCGCTGCGCCGGCTGGGCGAACCCGACGAGGTGGCGGGGCCGGTGCTCTTCCTCGTCGGTGACGAGTCCCGCTACGTCAGCGGGAGCATCCTGCACGTGGACGGAGGAATCTGATGCCGTACGCCGCCATCACCTACCGGGTCAAGCCCGGTCACGAGGACGAGATCGCGGAGATCTTCGCGAACTTCCGGCGGGTGGACTCGCCGGTGCTGCGCGACGAGGACGGCACCGAGGTGGGCGAACTGCTCGGCACCGCGGTGTTCATCCGGGACGACCTGATGGTGCGGGTCATCCACTACCAGGGCGACTTCGCCGCCATCGGCCGGCACATGGCGAAGCAGCAGGGTGTGCACTCGCTGGAGAGCAAGCTCGCCCCGTACCTCGCCGAGCAGCGGGACACGAAGACCACCGAGGGCTTCCAGACGTACTTCCGCAACGCCACCATGCGGTGCATCTCGCAGCTCTCCCGCGAGGAGTACGTCCCGCCACAGCCGAACTGACCGCACCGACGGACGCGGCGGACCGGACGGTTCCGGTCCGCCGCGTCCGCGCGTACGACGAAGGTCCGGCCGCGTACGACGAAGGCCCCGTCCACGACGGACGGGGCCTTCGCTTGCGTCGTCAGCCGGCGAGGCGCAGCCGCTCGGCGTCCTCGACGGCCAGCTCGTCGACCAGGCCGGTGGTGTGCTTCGCGGCCCGGAAGACCGGGTTCGCCACCACCCGGCGGAGGAAGTCGCGAGTGGTGTGCACCCCGCGACCGGTCACCCGGAACTCGGCCAGCGCCCGGTCGACCCGCTCGATCGCCTGGCGCCGGTCCGGCGCCCACACGGTCACCTTGGCGAGCAGCGGGTCGTAGTCGGCGGTGACCCGGAAGCCCGGGAAGCCGTGGGTGTCCACCCGGACGAACGGCCCGCTCGGCGGCAGGAACTCGTCGAGCACCCCGGGCGTGGGCAGGAAGCCCCGCTCCGGGTCCTCGGCGTTGACCCGCACCTCGATGGCCACCCCCCGCGGCTGCACGTCCTCCTGGGTGACCGACAGCCCGTACCCGGCGGCGACCCGCAGCTGCTCGCGGACCAGGTCGATGCCGGTCACCTGCTCGGTGACCGGGTGCTCGACCTGGATCCGGCAGTTGACCTCCATGAAGACGAAGTCGCCGTCGTCGCCGACGAGGAACTCGTACGTGCCGGCGCCGGCGTAGCGCACCTCCCGGGCCGCGTGCACCGCCGCCGCGCGGATCCGGTCGGCCAGCTCGCCGGGCAGGCCCGGCGCCGGTGTCTCCTCGATCAGCTTCTGGCGGCGCCGCTGCACCGAACAGTCGCGCTCCCCGAGGTGGATGACGTCGCCGTTGCCGTCGCCCAGCACCTGGACCTCGACGTGCCGGGCGTTCTCCAGGAACTTCTCCAGGTAGAGGCGGGGGTCGTTGAAGGTCGCCTGGGCGACCGCCCGCAGCCGGGCCCAGGATCGACCGAACTCGCGCGGGTCACGAACCACGGTCATCCCCCGGCCGCCGCCGCCCGCCGTCGCCTTGATGATGACCGGGTACCCGATGAGCGCGGCGACCTCCCGCGCCTCCTCCAGCGAGGCGGGCGAACGGGAACTGCCGGGCAGCACCGGCAGGCCGGCCGCCCGGGCGATCTCGCGGGCCTGCGCCTTGTCCCCGAGGCGGCGCAGCAGCGCGGCCGGCGGGCCGACGAACGTGAGCCCGTTCGCCTCACAGATCTCCGCGAAGTCCGGGTCCTCGGAGAGGAACCCGTAGCCGGGGTGTACCGCCTCGGCACCGCTCTGGAGCGCGGCGGTGACGATGGCGGCGGGGTTCAGGTAGCTGAGCCGGGCCGCCGACGGGCCGATCCGGACGCACCTGTCGGCGTACCGGGCGATGGCCGAGTCGCGGTCGCTGTCGGAGCAGACCGCGACGGTGCGGATGCCCATCTCCCGGCAGGTCCGGGCGACCCGAAGGGCGATCTCGCCCCGGTTCGCGATCAGCACGGTGGAGAACACGTGTCCTACCTCCTGGTCCGCGTCACGGCGCATCCGCCTCCGGGGGCGGCGCCAGTACGAAGAGCACCTCGCCGTACTCGACCGGGGTGCCGTCGGCCACGCGGACCTCGACCACTCGGCCGGGCCGGTCGGCCTCCACCGGGTTCATGAGCTTCATGGCCTCGACGATCGCCACCTGCTGACCCGCCGCCACGTCCTGGCCCACCTCGACGAACGGTGGCGCCCCGGGCCCGGGGGCCCGGTAGAAGGTGCCCACCAGCGGCGCCGCGATGGTGAACGTGCCGTCCGCCGGGGGCGCCTCCCCCGGGTCGCCGGCGGCGGCCGGCGCCGCCACCACGACCGGCGCGCCGGCCGGCGTGTCCGGCCACTCCAGCGCCACCAGCAGCTCGCCGGCCTGCACCCGGACGCTGCGCAACGGCGCCGGGGCGGCCCGGGCCAGCTGGGTCGCCTGCCGGCACAGCTCGTCGATGCCGTGCGAGGTCGTGTCGGTCACCTCGTTGGTCATTGCCACCTCGACTCCTCGGTGCCGAACCGCCGGAACCGTCGCCGGCGGCGGGCCACCAGATCCGTCGCCGCGACGGCGGCGATCTCCTGAAGGGACTCGATCAGCGCGGCACGCAGCGAGTCCGCCGCGGTGACCGGATCCTCGTGCGCGCCGCCGGGCGGCTCGGGCACCACCGCGTCGACGATGCCGTGACGCAGCAGGTCCCGGGAGCCGATCTGCAACGCCGCCGCGGCCCGGGGCGCGGCGGCCGGATCCTTCCAGAGGATCGCGGCGCACCCCTCCGGGCTGATCACCGAGTACATGGCCCCGGCGCAGGCGAGGACGCGGTCGGCGACCGCGAGGGCCAGCGCGCCGCCGCTGCCGCCCTCGCCGGTCACCACCGCGACGACCGGCACCGGCAGCCCCGACATCAGCCGGATCGTCTCGGCGATGGCCCACGCCTGCCCGCGCTCCTCGGCGTCCACCCCGGGATGGGCGCCCGGGGTGTCCACCAGGGTGACGACCGGCAGGCCCAGCTTGGTGGCGAGCCGCATGAGCCGGGCCGCCTTGCGGTAGCCCTCCGGCAGCGCCATGCCGAAGTTGCGCTGGATGCGTTCGGCGGTGTCCCGGCCCTTCTGGCTGCCGATCACGACCACCGGCCGGCCGTCGAGCCGCCCGATCCCGCCGACGATCGCCGGGCAGTCGCCCGAACTCCGGTCGCCGCGCAGTTCCAGGAAGTCGTCGAAGACCTGGGCGATGTAGTCGAGGGTGGTGGGGCGTTGCGGATGCCGCGCCGCCGCCACCACGTCGGCGGCCTCGCGGACGGGCAGCTCGGCGGGGTCGCGGACGAGGCGTACCCGGGTCGGGGCCGCGGCCGACGGGGTGCCCGGCGCGGCGGCGGCCAGCAGCCGGGCGAGGGTCGGACGCAGCGCCGAGCGCGCCACCACCGCGTCGAGCAGGCCACGGGCCAGCAGGAACTCGGCGGTCTGGAAGCCCTCCGGGAGCTCGTGGCCGATCGTCTGCTCGATCACCCGCCGGCCGGCGAA
This region includes:
- a CDS encoding acetyl-CoA carboxylase carboxyltransferase subunit alpha is translated as MTVSTLPSSAPEWVSCGTCRGLTYGPRFDRDLRVCPGCGHHSRLTAGQRIEQLLDPGSVRPLEPPAVREDPLGFVDSHPYPDRLHAARRATGQAEAVTCVTGTLLGHPLVAAVMDFRFLGGSLGVGVGAAITAAAETARDTRRPLLLVTASGGARMQEGALALMQMAKTSQAMAELDEAGVLTICLVTDPTYGGVAASFATLGDVVIAEPGARVGFAGRRVIEQTIGHELPEGFQTAEFLLARGLLDAVVARSALRPTLARLLAAAAPGTPSAAAPTRVRLVRDPAELPVREAADVVAAARHPQRPTTLDYIAQVFDDFLELRGDRSSGDCPAIVGGIGRLDGRPVVVIGSQKGRDTAERIQRNFGMALPEGYRKAARLMRLATKLGLPVVTLVDTPGAHPGVDAEERGQAWAIAETIRLMSGLPVPVVAVVTGEGGSGGALALAVADRVLACAGAMYSVISPEGCAAILWKDPAAAPRAAAALQIGSRDLLRHGIVDAVVPEPPGGAHEDPVTAADSLRAALIESLQEIAAVAATDLVARRRRRFRRFGTEESRWQ
- the accB gene encoding acetyl-CoA carboxylase biotin carboxyl carrier protein; this encodes MTNEVTDTTSHGIDELCRQATQLARAAPAPLRSVRVQAGELLVALEWPDTPAGAPVVVAAPAAAGDPGEAPPADGTFTIAAPLVGTFYRAPGPGAPPFVEVGQDVAAGQQVAIVEAMKLMNPVEADRPGRVVEVRVADGTPVEYGEVLFVLAPPPEADAP
- a CDS encoding acetyl/propionyl/methylcrotonyl-CoA carboxylase subunit alpha; its protein translation is MFSTVLIANRGEIALRVARTCREMGIRTVAVCSDSDRDSAIARYADRCVRIGPSAARLSYLNPAAIVTAALQSGAEAVHPGYGFLSEDPDFAEICEANGLTFVGPPAALLRRLGDKAQAREIARAAGLPVLPGSSRSPASLEEAREVAALIGYPVIIKATAGGGGRGMTVVRDPREFGRSWARLRAVAQATFNDPRLYLEKFLENARHVEVQVLGDGNGDVIHLGERDCSVQRRRQKLIEETPAPGLPGELADRIRAAAVHAAREVRYAGAGTYEFLVGDDGDFVFMEVNCRIQVEHPVTEQVTGIDLVREQLRVAAGYGLSVTQEDVQPRGVAIEVRVNAEDPERGFLPTPGVLDEFLPPSGPFVRVDTHGFPGFRVTADYDPLLAKVTVWAPDRRQAIERVDRALAEFRVTGRGVHTTRDFLRRVVANPVFRAAKHTTGLVDELAVEDAERLRLAG